The segment CAGGCATGTATTGAAACTGATCAGCATCATGCGCACTCAAGTCGACAGGGAAATTATCCGGGACATCGCCGGAGCGGACGCCGCAATAGTGCTGGAAAAGCTCCGGATTTCCTGCCTCTCAGAAATCGACCTGTACGGCAGGATCTCGCTGCCGCTGATCCTGAAGAATTTCATCAGGGGGAAGATTCCGGAGACCGAGCTGTTGGAGTTGCATAAAAAAACTGCAGTTCTGCTGCTTTGCAGATTCGGTTTCGAACCTGCCTACCTGGAAGAGATTTTCTACCATTTTTCCAGTGCAGGAGAATGGCATGCTGCTATCGACGCCCTGACCGGCTTTGGTGAGGAGAACCTTTTTCTACAGGGCACATGCAGTGGTCTCATCCCTCTTATCAGAAGTGGGGCTTGGGAAGATAACTACAAAAAGAAGGAGTTGAAGTTAGTGTTGATAGACCAGTTGATCCTCATGGAGAGATTCCAGGAAGCTCAGGAGGAAATCGAGGGGATCGGCGGGTTTTATGGTAAATTCTTTGCTGCAGGAATTGAGTACTTCAAGTGGAACAACGAATCTGCGCTTACCCAATACAGCAAACTTCTCAGCCAGACCAGAGATCAAAAACAGAGATTTCTGGTGCTCAATAGAATTGCCTTATGTCATATTTTTATTGGCAATTTCGAGAAAGGCCGGGAGTTTCTTATAGAATTATCAAAGATGCAGGAATTCGCTGCCAATCCGCTGGCTGCCATCAGGTTTTACATTTCCAGCACAAAGTTTTCTGAATACTGCGGGAAATACGATGATCAACTCACTGCAATTGAAAAAACACTCGACCTGATGGAGGAAAACGGAATAAAAACCGGGCTAGGTATTATCCTGTATGTAAAAAGTTATTGTCTTGCGATGCTGGGCAGGAATGAGGAATCGGCCCGGGTGGCAGGGGAAACATTGAAGATTGCCGAGAAGCATGGTGATACTGTGCTTCTAGCGTTAGCATATGATCTGCATGCATTACTCACTCGCTATGGCAGTGATTGGCGAAAGTCCATCGAGTACCGGCTCAAATGCATAGAATTATGCAGATGCTCAAATAACACTGTTCACATAGCATCGCATCAGGTCGAAATCGGCACTGCCTATCTGAGACTTGGAGAAATAGAAACTGCTGAGCACTATTTCCAATTAGTCCTGGAAACTATCGACAGTATCGAAGACATTGCGCTGAAAATCATAGCAATCAATTCCTATTGCGAGTTGCTGATCGCCACAGGCCGTTTCAGGGAAGCTCTGGAGCAGCTGCAGTCAGTCGAAAAGCAATTCCAGGGTAAATGTCCGCCACTTTGTACGAGCTTCAATTTTCTGATGGGAACATCCCTCGAAAAGCTTGGCGAAGCTGAAAAGGCCGGTCACTATTTCAGCCTCCACAGAATGGATCTGGATTCCATTCCCTCAGAAACCAGGAAACTATTCGAAAAGGAGGATGCCTGGCTGATTGCCAAGCTGCAGGAACCGAAGAAGATCAGGATCCTCCGCCGGGATACCGCTCCCGGATATATCAGCACAGAAGAAGTGGATTCCATACGCAGCCAGGCCGGGACTTTCGAATTTTTTGCGGATTTTATGGGTTCATACGTAATTGTGGATGGAAGAAATATCGAAATCTTCAAGAAAAGGGTCATGGCGAGGATGTTGCAGGAACTGGTTTCAATCCCAGGGACCGAATTCAGCGCCGAACAACTTTATCCGAAGCTCTGGAACAGGAAATTCGAGCCTGAATCCGATGCAGGCACATTCCGCGCCGCTGTCTCCCGCCTGCGGAAAACTCTGGATCCGGACCATTCGCTCCGCTTCATCCTGAGCACTAAAGACTCCAGCGACTGCTGTTTCAACCCTGCAGTGAACTATTGCATACTGCTTCCCTGAATCACTCAAATCTATTTGACGCAATCTGCTGCAATTTAGTACTTCAGTTACAGCTCATCCTGCGCATAATTTACTTATGAACGAAAGTAGATGGTGGAGGTGTAAAATGAAAAGGAACGTAACAAGAGAAATCATCACAGGAATCCTGATGGCAATGTTGATCGTGCTGCAGTACGGAGCGGTCTGTGCAGGTGAAACACAAGTCGGTTCAGGGTTGAATTCAGATCATTCCGCGTATTGCGTCGTTGATCCTTCGGAAGCCAATGTTTACATCGATCCTGCAGCAGCTACAGGAGCCAGGGAAAGTGCGGCAGTGGGTAAGCTCCCGCAGGGAATCAGATGCCAGGTAGTTGCAGAGGAGGACGAAGCCTTGCAGGTTGTCTGTGAAACAGGGGAAAAATTCTGGATCAACGTGCATGACGTCAAACAGGCGAAATCAGAGCCTGCAGCCGTGTCTACAGGTGAATCAACTGTGAAATACAGTGTTTTCTGGGACGTAACAGTCACTGTCAGGCCCGAAAGCACGACAAACAACCAGACCATCAATAAAGAATACAGATGGCTGATCGGCAAGTGCGAAACAGTGGATGAAGGCATCAAGCTCTCAGAAAAACTCATGGGCATCACTTCTGAAGAGAACAAGAAAATCTTTGAGGAAATCAGGAAAAAAGTATGCCAGGACCTGAATCAGGAAATCGCTGAAAATCAGATGGAGATATACGTGCACTTCGCAGCTGAAAAAGACATCGTTCAGGTTAACGATCCATCACTTAAGGGCGACAGTCACCCGAGATTCAAAGTTTACTGGGACGTTAAAGTCACTGTCCGGCCTGAAGGCCAGACAAGCAGTCAGACTATCAATAAAGATTACAGATGGTTGATCGGCAAGTGCGAAACAGCAGACGAAGGCAACAAGCTCTCCGAAAAACTCATGAACATCACTTCTGAAGAAAACAAGAAAATCTATGAGGAAATCAGGAAAAAAGTATGCCTGGACCTGAATCAGGAAATCGCTGAAAATCAGCTTGAAACATTCTGTCACTTCTCACCTGAAAAAGACATTGTTGAGTGCAGAAATTGATCGGAATTCCAGAATAAAGTATGGCAACTAAAAGGGGCTGTCCAAAAAGACGGCCCCTTTGCACAGTGCACTACTCTATTAAAGCGCAGCAGAAAGATCTGAAGATATGCGTTTTGATGTGTCCTGAGGCTGCGGAAACCGGATTTTTATTATACAATGTAGTCAGAATTTCGTGGACTATAGCCCCACGCCCGATCAGCGCAAAGGAGTAACACATGGAAGCACCTTTTTCCCAATACCTTGAGCAGAGGATACCTGCTCTAAGTGAGCTGCTGGCCAGCCTGGCAGACAGGTTTCAGTTCATTTCCATTTTAGGCGCAGACACGTCAGGCAAGGAATTCGCAGTCTCCAGATCCGCTTCCGAGATCAAACCAACGGCCTTTACCGAGTGCGGTTTCGTCATCAGGATGCAGAGGCAGGGCGTTCTCGGGGAATTCTCCATCAACGGGCTGCCGGCCGACATGGAAAAACTGCACGATCTGATCTGCACCAAAGCTGAGAAGATCTTCAGTTTCAGCGATAGATTCGACACTCAGCTCTATCCGGCGATCAGCTGTACAGGTGGAAACGAGAATTTCCGCCAGAAAGTCGAAGTTGTTCCGGACGAGAGCGACACTGAACACATCATGGCCCGGCTCAAAACGATCCTTGACCGGCTTTTGAACTTCAACAGCAAGGTTTCCGGCATCACGCTCAAATTCAGCTATGAAAAGTGTTCCAAGTTTTTCCTGACTCCTGCCGGTTGCCTGACCCAGTCACTGGTTTACTGCGACAATCCTGTCTATGTCAATGTCAGGGATGATCATGGCTGCAGAAATCTATACCAGGTCCTGTCCAGGGCAGCGGGGCTGGAAGTCCTGGACCTGATCGAGGAAAACCTGGTAACTGCCGTCAAAAGGGCTCTGGAATTGCCGGGATCGGCAGCGGTTGAGCCCGGAATTTACGAGATCATCTGTTCCCCGGATATCTCGGGCCTGATCGCCCACGAAACATTCGGCCATGGTACAGAAGCCGACATGCTGGTGCAGAAAAGGGCTCTTTCCGCACAGTATATCGGCCGGCAGGTCGCTAACCCAGTAGTAACCCTGTTCGACAATCCCACCCTGGCAGGCGGATACGGCTCATACTTTTTTGACGATGAGGGCACTCCGGCTTCCTGCACGGAAATCATCGGCAAAGGTGTGCTGCTTTTACCGATTTCAGATCTGCCCTCAGCCTGGATGACAGGTTTTCCCGCTACCGGGAACGGGCGCAGGGAATCGTTCAAAAGAAAGGCTTACCCGCGCATGTCAAATACCTACTTCGCCCCAGGCGAATCCAGCCTGGACGAAATGATCCGCTCAGTCGGCCGGGGTTTCCTGCTCGAATGCGGAGGCGGGGGTGTGGAAGACCCCAAAAACTGGCATCTGCATTGTTCCAGCCAGTTCGGCCGTGAAATAGCGGACGGCAGGCTGACCGGCAGGATTGTGTCTCCGGTAATCCTGACCGGATTCGT is part of the Candidatus Wallbacteria bacterium genome and harbors:
- a CDS encoding TldD/PmbA family protein, whose product is MEAPFSQYLEQRIPALSELLASLADRFQFISILGADTSGKEFAVSRSASEIKPTAFTECGFVIRMQRQGVLGEFSINGLPADMEKLHDLICTKAEKIFSFSDRFDTQLYPAISCTGGNENFRQKVEVVPDESDTEHIMARLKTILDRLLNFNSKVSGITLKFSYEKCSKFFLTPAGCLTQSLVYCDNPVYVNVRDDHGCRNLYQVLSRAAGLEVLDLIEENLVTAVKRALELPGSAAVEPGIYEIICSPDISGLIAHETFGHGTEADMLVQKRALSAQYIGRQVANPVVTLFDNPTLAGGYGSYFFDDEGTPASCTEIIGKGVLLLPISDLPSAWMTGFPATGNGRRESFKRKAYPRMSNTYFAPGESSLDEMIRSVGRGFLLECGGGGVEDPKNWHLHCSSQFGREIADGRLTGRIVSPVILTGFVPDLLQSISMVSRETSFDWGGICTKGRKEGARVTLGGPYIKALGRLG